One window of the Lasioglossum baleicum chromosome 8, iyLasBale1, whole genome shotgun sequence genome contains the following:
- the LOC143211684 gene encoding transmembrane reductase CYB561D2 — MANVPQRSLKTMTITDPETSASSTESSTCKQKILTTIDCVNHVLIGFLTALTLFYSARSASTMDLHVTLCTVGYVLLMSEGIIWLAGDNVLTRPISRRVRSHVHWVLQVLGLVCILAGVIVMYQAKEKNKRGHFKSVHAILGLTSVVIMIVLAVCGYPVLVAVKLRKLIKPVIIKCTHNFLGIACLVLGMAAQILGYQMKWLPRESGSRELQTVTIVFASIITILSVRNALPNLFLQLAAIVGRRA; from the exons ATGGCGAACGTTCCGCAGCGCTCTCTGAAGACGATGACGATCACAGATCCTGAAACCTCCGCTTCTTCCACCGAGTCTTCCACCTGCAAGCAGAAGATTTTAACGACAATCGACTGCGTGAACCACGTGCTGATCGGGTTCCTGACGGCGTTGACTCTGTTCTACTCGGCTCGGTCTGCATCCACGATGGACCTGCATGTAACGTTATGCACCGTCGGG TACGTCCTGCTGATGTCCGAGGGAATTATCTGGCTGGCTGGCGATAACGTCCTCACCAGGCCGATCTCCCGACGAGTCAGAAGCCATGTGCATTGGGTCCTGCAGGTCCTGGGCCTTGTTTGCATCCTGGCCGGTGTCATCGTCATGTACCAGGCGAAGGAGAAGAACAAACGAGGCCACTTCAAATCCGTTCACGCGATCTTAGGCCTCACCTCCGTCGTCATCATGATCGTGCTGGCCGTCTGCGGTTACCCAGTCCTCGTCGCGGTCAAACTACGAAAGCTGATCAAACCGGTGATTATCAAGTGCACCCACAACTTCCTCGGCATCGCCTGCCTCGTTCTCGGCATGGCCGCGCAGATTCTCGGCTATCAAATGAAGTGGCTGCCCAGAGAGTCCGGGTCAAGGGAACTACAAACGGTCACGATAGTTTTCGCATCCATCATCACTATACTCAGCGTCAGGAACGCGCTGCCTAATCTCTTTCTTCAGCTGGCCGCTATTGTTGGCAGGAGGGCGTGA